The Methanothermobacter sp. K4 genome contains the following window.
TATGAATCAAGCTACACAGCTTACCAGTCCCTCAGAATACCCCCACCACCTGAACTTGACGAGGTCCTCATCGGATTCAGGGATCACGTGGACACTGTGAGCATCGGTGTGGAGGCTGTAATTGAGAGGGCCCTCACAGAGGGTATAAGCATAGTGATTGAGGGCGTGCATATAGTCCCTGGATTTATAAGGGATGACCTCATAAACAAGGAAAATGTTGCAATGTTTGTCCTCACTGTCTCAGACGAGAACGTACATAAGGGAAGGTTCTATTCACGTTGCAGACAGATGTGGGCCAGGAGACCTCTTAAAAGGTATATAAGTTACTTCTGGGCAATAAGAAGAATTCACAGATACATTGAAAGTCAGGCAAAGAAACACAACGTGCCTGTTATTGAGAATATAGATGTTGTAACCACGATAGACTCAATTATAAAATCACTGACGAAAACCAGTGTTAAGGGAGGAGAGAAAGGTGCTGAAAAAGCTGAATGAAGTTAAGGTTAAGGACGTAATGACAACGAATGTTATGACTGTTGAACCATCTGAAGACGTGGTTTTTGCATTTGAGAAACTGATGAAGCACAGGATAAGTGCTCTCCCAGTCCTTGAGGAGGGGAAACTTGTTGGAATCGTAACTGCTTCAGACCTTGGACACAACCTGATACTTGACAACTATGAACTTGGCACAACAGTCGGGGAGGTCATGGTCAGGGATGTTGCCACGGTGGCCCCTGATGAGACACTTGGTGACGCCATTGAGAAGATGAATGACTACTCCTCGGATGAGGGAATAATAAATCAGCTTGTTGTCATGTCCGATGGTGAGATGGTGGGGATAATTGCCGATGGGGACATTATAAGGGCCCTCAAAAGCCTTTAATGGTCATATAAATCCTGTGATAATGTAAATTGCAGCTGATAGGACGACGCATGTGGGTATCGTGACTATCCAGGTGTATGCTATGTGCCTTATCACGTCATACTCAACTGTTGATGTCCCATGTGCAATCCCAACACCTATCACCGATCCCACAAGGGTCTGTGTTGGCGAGACAGGCATACCATAACCCAGAAAGAGGTAAACAATAATTGCCGCTGATAGCTGGGCTGCAAAGCCCCTGCTTGGTGTGAGGTCTGTTATTCTTCTTCCAATTGTTTCCGTAACCCTGTTGCCAGCCAGCAGAATTCCTGAAGCAAGCCCCAGAGCCCCCAGTATTCGAATCCAGTATCCGCCGGTGTAGCCTGTTGCAAATAAAACGCCTGTTGCAACTGCTATATCAACGGCCCCAAGGTTAAGTGCTGAAAACGAGGAACTCAGTATCTGAAGATATGAAAATACCTTTTCGAGTCTGTCCCTCATACCCATACCCTGAAGAGGTTTTATTAAAACCCTTCTGATGGATATGTAGATCAAGAATCCCGTGAGAAGGCCTGCAAGTGGTGACATAACCCAGCTCAGCACTATGAAGCCTACAACGTCTGTTCTAATGTTCTGAATGCCTATGCTTGCTATTCCAGCACCAATAACTGAACTCACAATGGCATCGGAACCTGAAATGGGTATCTTTTTTATGATGGTGAAGGTTATCCAGATTGATGATGTTAATGTTATAACAAGGGCTGTTTTAGGGCTAAGGAGCCCCTGGGGGATTATCCCTTCACTTATTGTTCTTATGACGCTCCCACCAAGGAACAGTGCCCCAACTGATACAAAGAATCCCCCCAGGAGGAGGGCCTTTTTCATCCTGAGCGAACCACTACCAACAGCGGTACCCACAGAGTTAC
Protein-coding sequences here:
- a CDS encoding CBS domain-containing protein, with amino-acid sequence MTTNVMTVEPSEDVVFAFEKLMKHRISALPVLEEGKLVGIVTASDLGHNLILDNYELGTTVGEVMVRDVATVAPDETLGDAIEKMNDYSSDEGIINQLVVMSDGEMVGIIADGDIIRALKSL
- a CDS encoding inorganic phosphate transporter, translated to MDTLIAMSLILSLYMAFNIAANDIGNSVGTAVGSGSLRMKKALLLGGFFVSVGALFLGGSVIRTISEGIIPQGLLSPKTALVITLTSSIWITFTIIKKIPISGSDAIVSSVIGAGIASIGIQNIRTDVVGFIVLSWVMSPLAGLLTGFLIYISIRRVLIKPLQGMGMRDRLEKVFSYLQILSSSFSALNLGAVDIAVATGVLFATGYTGGYWIRILGALGLASGILLAGNRVTETIGRRITDLTPSRGFAAQLSAAIIVYLFLGYGMPVSPTQTLVGSVIGVGIAHGTSTVEYDVIRHIAYTWIVTIPTCVVLSAAIYIITGFI
- a CDS encoding 2-phosphoglycerate kinase yields the protein MIMVQGEVSGKKYTEPFSKGVLARSLTRAEMDPNKAYTFASRIEAHLKKNKVDVITIEELVDVVSEHLKREDPEVAEKYMLWRRIRQCKEPLIILIGGASGVGTSSIAFEVANRLGIRNMISTDMIREVMRKIVSRELLPSIYESSYTAYQSLRIPPPPELDEVLIGFRDHVDTVSIGVEAVIERALTEGISIVIEGVHIVPGFIRDDLINKENVAMFVLTVSDENVHKGRFYSRCRQMWARRPLKRYISYFWAIRRIHRYIESQAKKHNVPVIENIDVVTTIDSIIKSLTKTSVKGGEKGAEKAE